One part of the Vitis riparia cultivar Riparia Gloire de Montpellier isolate 1030 chromosome 6, EGFV_Vit.rip_1.0, whole genome shotgun sequence genome encodes these proteins:
- the LOC117916694 gene encoding nudix hydrolase 9 has protein sequence MEKAMADAEAKVLDCRLLLSCPSGLSPSQVSVDFSERFDRIPHPDISLDNSISEIWDGRVQQNASLYNGTKFRYAGHIMHGGGGSDEKSHVCLHLGLTDYRTFVGTNLNPLWEKFLVPSEDDSVRCQHTSSPLGNGAIIETSDKRIVVLRRSNNVGEFPGHFVFPGGHPEPQEIGIVSHQFDKDMDPDFINRKVSQEMFDSIIREVVEEIGVPEASLCNPVFIGVSCRVLNVRPAAFFFIKCNLHSKEIQQLYSTAQDGYESTHLYTVSRNDLKDMTSKMPGCHQGGFALYMLMVEAVKDV, from the exons ATGGAGAAGGCGATGGCAGACGCAGAAGCTAAGGTCCTTGATTGTAGGCTTCTCCTCTCCTGTCCCTCTGGTCTTTCCCCTTCTCAG GTCTCTGTGGATTTCAGCGAACGATTTGATAGGATTCCGCATCCGGATATTAGCTTGGACAACTCCATATCTGAG ATATGGGATGGAAGGGTTCAACAGAATGCATCATTATATAATGGAACAAAGTTTCGG TATGCAGGACACATCATGCATGGTGGAGGTGGTTCTGATGAGAAGTCCCATGTATGCCTACACCTTGGATTAACAGATTATAG GACTTTTGTGGGGACAAATTTAAATCCTTTGTGGGAAAAGTTTCTGGTTCCATCTGAAG ATGACTCTGTACGGTGCCAACACACCTCAAGTCCGCTGGGTAATGGTGCAATCATAGAGACATCCGACAAGAGGATAGTTGTATTGCGGCGAAGTAATAATGTTGGGGAATTTCCTGGACATTTTGTGTTCCCAGGAGGCCATCCAGAG CCCCAAGAAATCGGAATAGTTTCTCATCAGTTTGACAAAGACATGGACCCTGATTTTATTAACAGGAAGGTTTCTCAGGAGATGTTTGACAGCATTATTCGTGAAGTAGTTGAAGAGATTGGAGTACCTGAGGCCTCCCTA TGCAATCCTGTATTTATAGGAGTATCTTGCAGGGTGCTGAATGTTAGACCAGCCGcttttttctttatcaaatgCAATCTTCACTCTAAGGAAATTCAACAACTTTATTCTACTGCACAAGATGGCTATGAGTCAACGCACCTTTACACTGTTTCAAGG AATGATTTAAAGGACATGACATCTAAAATGCCTGGATGCCACCAGGGTGGATTTGCACTCTATATGTTAATGGTAGAAGCTGTGAAGGATGTCTGA